Proteins encoded within one genomic window of Fragaria vesca subsp. vesca linkage group LG1, FraVesHawaii_1.0, whole genome shotgun sequence:
- the LOC101305110 gene encoding thioredoxin-like 1-1, chloroplastic-like produces MAEVVVSKANLFPSSCHHQNMSVFPKTSGSSLSFSPKTDFHGKSIRLRRPFPTRSNLQFRPINSQLQQPGFRVGKARKWWVKGNQPNMKEVTSAQDLVDSLLNAGDKLVVLDFFSPGCGGCKALHPKICQFAEMNPDVQFLQVNYEEHKSMCYSLNVHVLPFFRFYRGAQGRVCSFSCTNATIKKFKDALAKHKPERCSLGPTKGLEEKELLALSANKDLEFTYTPKHVEHVSAKAAEEMIVTAPSRSSSESLPLPSATLKSGQISKERNTVSAGR; encoded by the exons ATGGCGGAGGTGGTTGTGAGCAAAGCCAATCTGTTCCCGTCGTCATGCCATCATCAAAACATGTCTGTATTTCCCAAGACTTCAGGGTCTTCGTTATCATTCTCACCCAAGACCGACTTTCATGGCAAATCGATTAGGCTTCGACGACCCTTTCCAACTAGAAGCAATCTGCAATTCCGACCCATTAATTCCCAGCTTCAG CAGCCGGGTTTTCGAGTCGGTAAAGCTCGTAAATGGTGGGTGAAGGGGAACCAACCCAACATGAAAGAGGTGACATCAGCACAAGACCTTGTGGATTCCCTGTTAAACGCAGGAGATAAGCTTGTCGTCCTCGATTTCTTCTCCCCTGGTTGTGGTGGCTGCAAAGCCCTTCATCCCAAG ATATGTCAATTTGCAGAGATGAACCCAGATGTTCAATTTCTTCAGGTGAACTATGAGGAACACAAATCCATGTGTTATAGCCTCAATGTTCATGTCCTTCCCTTCTTCCGCTTCTACAGAGGAGCTCAGGGTCGTGTATGCAGCTTTAGCTGTACAAATGCCACG ATAAAAAAATTTAAAGATGCATTAGCCAAGCACAAGCCAGAACGTTGCAGCCTTGGGCCAACTAAAGGGCTGGAGGAGAAAGAGCTCCTTGCGCTCTCCGCTAATAAAGATCTTGAATTCACCTACACCCCTAAACACGTTGAACATGTGTCTGCAAAAGCAGCGGAGGAAATGATTGTGACAGCACCATCTCGTTCAAGCTCAGAGTCTCTTCCTTTGCCTTCGGCAACATTGAAGTCTGGTCAAATCTCCAAGGAGAGGAACACGGTCAGTGCTGGGAGATGA